Genomic window (Halictus rubicundus isolate RS-2024b unplaced genomic scaffold, iyHalRubi1_principal scaffold0081, whole genome shotgun sequence):
TGGCCGAGCGGAGCAGGAACCTATAGGGGACATTCCTCAAAGGGTTCCGGGACAACCACGACAATATCGAGGCGGCGGCTCAGGAGCTAGACCGCAGGGGCGTCCAGGGTGGCCACCCTGCTGCCGGCTCCGACCCCGCCTCCCTCATGGAAAAGACCCTTTTAAGGGAGAGGAAGGCCGAACtggagagggagttgcgggattCCCGCGACACCCTTGTGGCGGTAAACTGGGAGCTTTTGCTCACCAGGCGGCTGCGCGATGCTCCACCCCTGCCGACAATACCCGCCCCCAGCGCCAGCGGGGACACCCCGACACGCGCGGCGCCCGGAGCACCTCATACGGGGGAGGCGGCGCCAGACAtgatggcccagatgcgggccctcGTGGAGGCGGGCCTGAGCTCCCTCTGCGAAgagatgcggagggagctgtGTGGCGCTGTCGGGCTTGGTGCGCGCGGGACCCCTCAGCAGCCGCCACCCGTGCCTctgccgccgccaccgccggttCCTGCGCCCGCGCCGCTGCTGCCGGCCCCTGTCCCGGTGCAGGGAGGTGCCGGgaagaaacagaagaagaagaagaagggcgcGAACGCCACGGGGAGGGGAGGCTCCTGCTGCCCTTCCGGCCCCACCCCCCTGCGCCTACGCCAGGTACCCCTGGAAAAAGGGAACCCTGGGTCGATGTGCTGGGCAGGCGGCAGAAGGCCGAGTAGAAGGCTGCAGCCGCCGGGGCTAAGGCCCATGTGAGCGCCCCCAAGGCGAAGAAGGCCGCTACCCCCACCCTCAAGGGTGGAAAGGCAGCGGCCAAAGTGAAGGCCCCTCCCCGTTCGGCGGCTGTTGGTTACGGACATTGACTGTCCCGGAGCGGAGCGGGGCTTCCTATGAGGAGGCcgttaggagggcccgccagggcatcgaCCTCGATGCCCTCGGCATTGGGGCCCAACcctggaagagggcggtaaccggagGCCTAGTAATAGAGGTCTCCGGTGCCGACGGCGGCCCCAAGGTCGACACCCTGGCGGCGAGGATGaccgccgtcctgggggacatgggggtgaagatctccaggcccgtgaagaaggcggaattccgcctcacgggcctggaggtgtctgtcaccccccaggaggtggcGGAGGCGGTGGCGAGGGCAGGGGGCTGCGACGCCGAgtccgtgagggtgggggagctaaagccccccccccccagcggACTCGGAcccatttgggtgcagtgcccggccgtggcggccctgcCCATAGAAAAGGCCGGTAAATTACGCGtcgggtggtccaccgcccaggtggtggtgctggctCCACGACCGATGCAGTGTTTCCGCTGCTTGGCCCTTGGCCATGTACGGCGgcggtgcactgcagaggtcgaccgcagcggtcattgctaccgctgcggggatccgatccaccgggcggtggagtgtAAGGCGCAGACCCATTGCGTGATTTGCGTGGCCTTGGGGAGGCCGGCGggacacaaggcggggagcaaggcgtgctccccgccgcctAAACCggagaagggcgcaaagggggccAGCcgtgtgcccccccccccccagagcGTAGCGCTAGGGACTTCGGGGGGATGAGggccacacacacccccccccccccccgccaccaAGGAAGGAGAGAAGATGGAAGTGGTGGCGGTATCTGGCGGGACGGGGGACCTatgccccccgccacccgcgaAGACCGCTGAGCAGGGGACAGGCGCGCAGTCCAAATAATGGCCCACCTCGCCGGTCTCCCCAGCCGGTCCTCCAGgacaacctcaaccactgccgccgggcacaggacctgatggtccaatgcctggaggagtggaggGTTGGCCTCGCCGTCGTCAGGGAGCTGTACAGCGTCCcagaccatccacactggtacggtgacgctgacggctccgtggcggtgtggtcaCGTCGACATTCGGCGTCGTGCCCCCCTGCACCGTGGttgaacggggcagggggatggtaatGGATAAGtcgggaagacttctggtcgtggggtgctacaactcacccagctgcgactccgccgaattcgggaggttcctggaccggatggggcttatgatagccccatatacagggtgagtcaccaaacgttagcacgtcaaatatctttgttgtttctaaagatacgtaaaatatggtaaggacaaagttgaatggtacaatggggctgacacgatgcaaaaaaaatttttgtttttatgtcatttttttggagatatcaaggtcaccttgacttttttaaatggaaccacccttttttaaacacctacaatgatagtccctttcattaggaattcagtgactataattagtccaaggacattcaaggtcaaggacagaaaaaacgtataaaactaaaatatgaaagcagaatacgtttatcacggttgagacttgtaggaaatagtaaacatactatggtcgtagttaaagtaaacatactaaggtccttcaatgttattcagcattcttatttactatcagtatgtttccaaacgcgattccgctatgttatattcgatgactgaaaagtgtgatatgatcacgatttactgtgaatgcaggcccgactactttatgaagaaaggtaccccgagcgaaacactccttctagacatactttcactaatacgtacaggttgtttcgaagtactggaagtgtacatgcaagacagtacaaacggaagaatcccacgactaatgaagacaatgaaattaatattttagcagctatagctgtcaatcctcacgtgagtacgagaaaaattgcccgggaagcaggcataagtaaaagtagcgtaatacgaattctggcccgacataaatttcatctgttccacatatcgctccatcaagaattgcacgggaatgattttcaaaatggaATTAGCTTTTGtgaatggggattgcttcaaaatcattcattttttctaatgtcttgtttacggatgaagcaacatttactaatcgtggctcaattaatctacggaacgcccattatgtggataatccgcactggctgcaagaaattgatcatcaaagacaatggagcgtaaacgtgtgatgtggtattttgaacgacaaagtaattggaccatatttcgttaacggaatgatgacgggacagaaatacgctcaatttttgcaagaagatctgccaattttgttagaagatgtccctttacaaaatcgctatgatATGTACTACCAACacgacggttgtcctgctcattatgcacgagtagcaagagaaacgttggattctcgatatccaaaccgatggattggacgaggcggaacagtttcatggccagcatgTCCGCCTGATTTAAAtacactggatttctttttatggggtctgctaaaagagaccgtgtacacggatgctccaacaacagttgaagatatgcgtcagcgtatcatcacagcatgtacgaatatcacgtcggatacacttatcagagttcaacattcattcagagctcgtttacaacaatgtatcgacgcagacggccatcatttcgaacatttataaaatacaggtattccgcttccatattttagtttgcaacgagacacgtacgtctcgttgcgagcgagtttgcgaccaggcccgcaccaatcaccgactaggaccagccgcgcgccaatccgcgaatccagccCGGGCGCGGTCCACGCGCGGTCCACTGCTATaacgatcgcgacgaaaccacccgagaccggagttggtctggagcagctctcgggcgaacacccgagcccagatcctctcgcagccgcgcagaatcgtgctagcctcggtatactaccggacgaacacgccgaagcgctgggacCGGCCAaggcgtacgtgggtttacgtcccatacgccgaaaccgagaccgcaaataggttctgggaggcagtcgatcgacggcctgctcttttcagagcaccgtagttccgacactccggaccgtcatcccccactcctcggacccgttcccgcatcccgcgctcccgaccggagattccgcgccgcggtccaggagtctagtctccaaccgaccgcagcagcgtgtggagctcgcctcacggtatactaccgtggacgagcgacctcgccggtttcgagtcgtagacacgaggtttacgtctgcgtctacgcgccccgcgagcccagccgacgcaggAAACGTCACCGATTCACGATCTTTTGCTGGGCCGTGGCCgttccgatcacctcgccgaggcgaccgcgcgACGGGAATCGTGGGGGtgcgggaccgcgccgagaacgcccgatcgccgtgccgacACCGAGCGAGCCCGGCTCGCCCCGCGTTCCCCGCACCACCGTACCGCGCACCGTGCCGAACACGACTCCGGTTTCTGCCGCCGTCCACCGACGGACGGCGCCCACCgcgacactccggaccaccgATACCAGTACCAGTACCGGAGATACCGATGCTACGCGTATAAATTAGGATTAAGCCCGCGTTATTAGGAGAAAAGTGCGTTAGATTTAGGTGTTCTACCGATTAGGTTAAGCTCGCGTTATTAGGGAATAATTGCGTTAGATTCGCGTCGTTACCGGGCGTCCACACTCacagtttcttttgttttcttgtaACCAGGCCGGCCGAGAGACAGGCTCCCGCCGAGACTCCGTCGCCGGACCAACGGGGAATCCGGCCGACCGAGATTAATAATAAACTATTACCATTTCTTTTTACTTTAATTGAGCGTTCCTCATTTAGTCACCTTGtcctccctccccaaagaaccctggccgctgagccaatccggggagggctcgcacgcctcgccgCGCTCCACGCAACGAGGCATGTACCGTTAcaagttttatacgttttttctgtccttgaccttgaatgaccttggactaattatagtcactgaattcctaatgaaagggactatcattgtaggtgtttaaaaaagggtggttccatttaaaaaagtcaaggtgaccttgatatctccaacaaaatgacataaaaacaaaatttttttgcatcgtgtcagccccattgtaccattcaactttatccttaccatattttacgtatctttagaaacaacaaagatatttgaggtgctaacgtttggtgactcaccctgtataaccggtccggtgctggtcctgggggacctcaatgccaGGTCCACAACCAGGGGAAACCCCGGGACCAGCTCCCGAGGCgaagtcctagaagactgggcggaggggatggagctccaattgttaaaccggggctccgtgcctaagtgcgtgaggtggaacggctggtcgatagtggatgtatcgttcgcgaccgccgccgcctctcgccgtgtgtccaactggcgggtctagGATGAGGAAACTTTGTCGGACGtctgctacgtcctgatggacgtggcagtggtctcggacccgccggtGGACACGCCcttccgacgtggcaccccgtagcgcccagatgggcgctgaaacgactagacgggtacctactgagggccgcaattatcggctccgcctggccttcgtccagggagcgcggggcagaagagggggcggcttggctccgggacacgttgcaaatgatttgcTTGAACCAACAAACAAGAACAACTGCAAACAAGAACCAACGCAACCGAAAAATGGACGTGTTCCAGAATATCGCCGGCAACGCTGGTTTCAAACATCTGCTGAAGCACCCGCTGCTCTCCTCGTTCATCTATTTGAAGTGGCAGAGAATAAGCCCCGTGCTCCATGTGAGCTTCGCTTTCCACTTCCTCCTCTACATTCTACTGAGCGCGTACATCATAAGTAAAATAAGCGGTGACAATCGCTACCCAACAGATCACCCGTCACCGGAGCCAACTTCCGTTACCATTTTAAGTATACTCGCTGGCATGTTCCTGGCAGTGTTCGCGCTGTGGAAGCTGTTTCAACTGATCTTATGGCCATGCTGCTACTTGCCGAACATTAAAAACTGGCTCGAGATGGGGCTGGCGGCTCTTGGATTCTATATCTTATACGGCGAGGTTTCTAATAGCATCACTGCCGTGGTGATACTGTCGTTCACTTGGCTGCTGGTGGTCAAGATGAGCCACTACTCCACGATGTCCATGGATATCGAGATGTTTATAACGGTGTTCCAGAAGTTCCTTCGATTCTTGACCGTCTACGCTATCCTGATCTTCTCGTTCGCGGTCGCCTTCTTCGTCCTGTTCAAGGACCAGAAGAACTTCCTGGACATTGGCCACTCGATGTTCAAGAGgatggataccctcttccccctcaaTGACGGGGAGGGGGTAgatgggaacgcgccccggagccgACCTCAGAATGGTCAGACAAACTCCGGGTCACAGAGTGGGAGCTGCACctggccgtccgggaactccgggctggGGGCAAGAATGCCCCTGGTCctgatggggttcccggtggtataacggCCTTAGCCTtaaaggtcctcgccccggcgttcaggagcgtcgtggacgcgagcctgcgccggggagtcttccccacggtgtggaataGTACGAGCCTGGTtgtcctccacaaggaggggaaacccgcagagtctccctctgcataccggccggtatgtttactcgacgaggcgggcaagctgttcgaaagaataattgctgccgCCTCGTCGaccacctgtcgcggggtggtcctgacctgagcgacagccggTATGGGTtcaggagggggcgctccacaatcgACGCATTGGAGTCGCATTGttggggcagggtgttgatcgcggtgtcgttggacatctccaacgcgttcaactccatgccctggaaggagatagcgggCGCGATGGAATACTTCcgggtgcccccctatctcagggaggtggtcggcgactacctccgcggaaGAGAGgaggtgtttaccggccggtacaagtccgtgcatatgagggagacgcaccgcggggttccgaagtggtcggtcctcgggccgctcctgtggaacctggcaTTCGCCGCGGTGCtacgggttgtcctccccccggacacgggtgtcatctgttatgcagatgacacgcTGGTTtacgccgagggggaggattggaggaaaaccaggcacctggcagaggctgccctggactgcgtggtcgggcgaatccggaggatggggctgaccgtggccgccgcaaagaccgaggcgatctggatgtatggatcgtctcggtcgtggcggccgccccgaggtcaagacctccggattcagGTCGCCGAGACCTCTGTTgagatcgggcccagtatgagatacctgggccagGTCATCGACGGCCGCTGCCGTTTCGtggaacacttcgagctcctcgccccccgattgGAGAAGACAGCATCCGCccttgcgcggctgctgcccAATATCGGCGGGCCGGAGTTGAAaatccgccgcctctatatggaggtggtgcggtcgatTGCCCTATaaggggcccccgtgtggcaccgctcgctcggggctaGCCGGTGAAGCCAagcactcttggaaagagtgcggcgccggctggctctgcgggccatacgagggtaccgcaccatctctggtGAGGTGGCAggtctcctcgccgtggttccaccactccatttagtcgcggcggagcgggcgaaactataccatatcgcccgctcgtttcgccgcccgccgggggtggaactcacgagcgaggaggaggaggagctcgaagCGCAGAAACGCCAGACCCGGGCGGACGTATTTGCGGAGTGGAGGGTGCTCCTGGCACCCTCCGCACGTCCGACTGTCGGGGCCCTCATGCCCATATTTGATacatggtgcgggaggcggggaatgCTGCCCTttcgcctcacgcaggtgcggGAGCCGACCACGCAGTGCCACTACTGCGACgcagatgtggacacggcggggcacaccttagaggagtgcccgcCCTGGGCCGAgtcgcgccgcacagtggtgccaaatggccaaaaagcggcaaaaaatctgtaaacatGTAACTATTCAACGAActggtttgaaaatttgtggagagattgccacaagtacaacgcttatttggcaaaaaaattgttgtaaaaagttgttaacagtaagtaatatgggctaatcgaaaatctctgttttctgcccattttttatttatggaagcatacaacaaatcctttaatagatattggtctggaactaatcgttttggcaaggtgtaatattgatctaactttgtgcaaaaaatcatcagacccttcgagaccctttcacCACaaattaagtttaaatatcaactttcagaatttccaagagtgaatcgtgcggaagttacgattatttgatgttccaggtgaaattttttaggaatatttctaattaataaagaaaaatgtgaagggcatatgatttattaattttttatgtataaaaaaatatttaataacaatttttttatcattcataaattatttttatagcgttcattggagcactaccaaaaaatacctgttgcattattGCGACAGTgctccagtgaacgaaaactttgtttatttaacataaaaaattgttattatgtaagaatgtttatatcaccgtttgtattactcatatgtttacctgttattgatttatactgttatatataattttattgatttatgcgttgcgttagcattttgttaaattgatgttaccatgagttttagttaaataaacagtttcctctgagtgagcaaaggacattgacgcgtcaagcctccttacaaattcagaagtgggatcgatttatgaatttatgtctTTATGTCCGAGAAATTTATTATCTGAGTGAACTATTATCtaagtgatttttttttttgttaccgaCGATGAGTTTATTTTCCCTGACTGAACTGAAAGAGGAGCTAAAGGAATTGAATCTTCCTACACACGGATCCAAAAATGAATTACTGAAGCGGCTACTCGAGAATGAGATTCCACCTGAAGAACTGATGGTGACTGTTTCACCCATAGAAGACGAATCACGCGTTACAGGTCAGGGCCCACAATCCGTTGTCACAGCTGGAGGTCGCTCTCTTGCAGATGCGGAGCTTGAATTTCTCCGTCGAGAAAGAGACCTAGTCACTCGTGAGATTGAGCTTTTAAGAAGAGAACTTGATGTTGCACGAACGATGTTACCGCGTTCAGAAGATGAAGTTCGAGTTCGGACAACACGGACGAGGGTTAAAAAATTGCAGGAGCTGAAAGAACTGGTAGGCGAATTTGATGGAAACGTTTTGGAATTCCATCGCTGGGAGGAGcaaatgcaaaaattattcgacgcATACGAACTGCATGAGCACAGTTCAAAAGCCTTCGTTGGTAGCCGTCTAAGCGGGCGAGCCCTACGGTGGTACCACTCCCGAGACGACTGCGTCGAATTGTCTAGAGAAGATCTTATGTGCCAGCTGAAGAAAATGTATGGACAACGTGTCGATCCGTTGATTTTGCGACGGGAGCTGGAAACGAGGAGGTGGAACACAAATGAAACGTTCGCGGATTATCTTCACGAGAAAATCGCGTTGGCAAGTCGTATCCCAGTTCCAGAAAACGAAACAATTAGTTATGTAATCGATGGAATTTCGTGTCAACAATTACGTATTCAAGCACGGATGCAATGTTTCACGTCGTTGGAAGCGCTGTTAACAGCGTTCGCAAAcgtaccattaccaaaagaagcAAACCCGCGACAACGCCGTgagaattatttttcgttgaagAGGGGACAGCAGCACAGCATGCAGGGAAGAACAAGCAGTGGAACGAGCGAACCACGACGAAAGCAGAGAGACCCAGATATTCCTCTGAAATGTTACAACTGTAACGAGACGGGACATTTTGCAGCGTCTTGTACGAAACCGAAGAGGGAAAAAGGGTCCTGTTATAAATGCGGCAAATTTGGACACCTATCGAATCaatgtctatcctatcggataaggtctaacctatcgtctaacctatcggACAAGGTGAATTTCGATGGTCAGTTGAAGTCTGGATAGGCAAATTTAAATCAACTtataaaggtcgatgcacatctcaccggcccggccggccggctcaaaattataaccctggttttggccctagcgtttactagcggcaaccgtgtcagactttggaaccgaatttcttctctggcctctcgaccctttccagatggcctttcgagagcgcgttgacagttccctgctgtgcgtggcacaaaaaaaaaatgtttttaggggctccacagctccttaggtaatctatccgtacctctcctttacaacgccatggaaataggaaacgttcctggcacttagtgaaacagcatcgcacatccttatacagggtggtccacgcaattgtttcaagtcataactccgttattattgcatttacgaaaaaatgataaaggagaaagataaatggttcgaagagcactacatctgtaggcctttaaattttttttagatgctgcagtgcatgtgcaattaacaattgcatcatttctttaaatagaatagattcttcctttcattctacgtaaaaaatgattagggtaccatggcaaaaaaattattagatctcgagatattttcaaaaaatatctttattgaagaagatactcaaacacttcataactatgttgtaaaggtaaacaccctttcgacattgttatcataacagaaaccgatttgtacgagtgagcatttcataattcagtagcaagtcacgtatcgtaactcgagtacgaaaactaagattttgaaaaagtgtagctgtatttcactaaatacaagaaaatgtatgacattttttgaaaatatctcgagatctaataatttttcacattcaacatgtgtttttgattcacaagaaatattacgtgcctatttaaaatacgacagatgttcccctcaaacccaacaaatggtagctcgaacctatagttccgaaagggagtaccgtattattaattattctggtagctttttcctaatgacgctcaaattccttaacaaactattccccatctattaccacgagggactctgaaatgttctagttaacagcttttgaaataaataatgacgaattgtttcaccgcacagattgtcagatgatattctttctttttcgttagcgtggtaagaaattgttatttcgtttgttacaacgttcaaattccttaacaagatctattaccacgaggaactcagaaaagttctggttgatagttttttaaataaatacagcatgttcattctgtcttcgtactgccacgctac
Coding sequences:
- the LOC143363622 gene encoding transient receptor potential cation channel protein painless-like is translated as MDVFQNIAGNAGFKHLLKHPLLSSFIYLKWQRISPVLHVSFAFHFLLYILLSAYIISKISGDNRYPTDHPSPEPTSVTILSILAGMFLAVFALWKLFQLILWPCCYLPNIKNWLEMGLAALGFYILYGEVSNSITAVVILSFTWLLVVKMSHYSTMSMDIEMFITVFQKFLRFLTVYAILIFSFAVAFFVLFKDQKNFLDIGHSMFKRMDTLFPLNDGEGVDGNAPRSRPQNGQTNSGSQSGSCTWPSGNSGLGARMPLVLMGFPVV